The Brassica oleracea var. oleracea cultivar TO1000 chromosome C6, BOL, whole genome shotgun sequence genome includes a region encoding these proteins:
- the LOC106300092 gene encoding katanin p60 ATPase-containing subunit A1-like has protein sequence MVGTSSNNSLAGLQDHLKLAREYALEGSYDTSVIFFDGAIAQINKHLNSLDDATSRTKWMNVKKAVMEETEVVKQLDAERRAFKEAPTGRSRPSSPPINSTKSSSFVFQPLDEYPNSSSSSGAPIDDPDVWRPPTRDVASRRPARAGQSGMRKSPNDGAWARGGPTTRAAPASRGGRGGKSAAASARSSAVGKKGAASKSPKPESTNGDGEDGKSKRGLYEGPDEDLAAMLERDVLDSTPGVHWDDVAGLSEAKRLLEEAVVLPLWMPEYFQGIRRPWKGVLMFGPPGTGKTLLAKAVATECGTTFFNVSSATLASKWRGESERMVRCLFDLARAYAPSTIFIDEIDSLCNSRGGSGEHESSRRVKSELLVQVDGVSNTATNEDGSRKIVMVLAATNFPWDIDEALRRRLEKRIYIPLPDLESRKALININLRTVEVASDVNIEDVARRTEGYSGDDLTNVCRDASMNGMRRKIAGKTRDEIKNMSKDDISNDPVAMCDFEEAIRKVQPSVSSSDIEKHEKWLSEFGSA, from the exons ATGGTGGGTACTAGTAGCAATAACTCGTTGGCTGGTCTACAAGATCACTTGAAATTAGCGAGAGAATACGCACTAGAAGGCTCCTACGACACCTCAGTCATCTTCTTCGATGGCGCCATTGCTCAGATCAACAA GCATTTAAACAGCCTTGACGATGCCACGTCACGCACGAAATGGATGAACGTCAAGAAGGCAGTAATGGAAGAGACCGAAGTTGTGAAGCAGTTGGATGCAGAGAGGAGAGCGTTTAAAGAAGCTCCCACTGGTCGTAGCCGTCCTTCTTCTCCTCCTATCAATAGTACCAAGTCCTCCTCCTTTGTCTTTCAGCCCTTGGATGAGTATCCTAATTCCTCATCATCCTCCGGTGCTCCAATCGATGATCCTGATGTCTGGAGGCCTCCTACTCGTGACGTCGCTAGCCGAAGACCCGCCAGGGCTGGCCAAAGCGGTATGAGAAAGTCACCAAACGATGGGGCTTGGGCTCGTGGCGGCCCAACAACGCGGGCGGCTCCGGCTTCCCGTGGTGGGAGAGGCGGTAAGTCTGCTGCTGCAAGTGCACGCTCTTCCGCTGTGGGAAAGAAAGGAGCTGCCTCCAAATCTCCCAAGCCTGAGTCTACT AATGGTGATGGTGAAGATGGGAAGTCAAAAAGGGGATTGTATGAAGGGCCTGATGAGGATCTGGCTGCTATGCTTGAAAGGGATGTGTTGGACTCAACTCCTGGTGTCCATTGGGATGATGTTGCAGGTTTGTCTGAAGCCAAAAGGCTGCTTGAGGAAGCGGTTGTTCTTCCTTTATGGATGCCTGAATACTTCCAG GGTATTAGGAGACCGTGGAAAGGAGTTCTCATGTTTGGTCCTCCTGGGACGGGTAAAACTCTGTTGGCAAAAGCAGTTGCAACCGAGTGTGGTACCACCTTCTTCAACGTCTCTTCTGCTACGTTAGCTTCAAAATGGCGGGGAGAGAGTGAGCGGATGGTCAGATGCCTGTTTGATCTTGCCAGGGCATATGCTCCCAGCACAATTTTTATTGATGAGATCGACTCTCTTTGCAATTCCCGGGG GGGTTCAGGAGAGCATGAGTCATCAAGAAGGGTGAAATCGGAACTCCTAGTTCAAGTAGATGGAGTGAGCAATACAGCGACAAATGAAGATGGTAGTCGCAAAATAGTGATGGTGTTGGCAGCTACCAATTTCCCTTGGGACATAGACGAAGCTCTCAG GAGGAGGCTGGAAAAACGTATATACATCCCACTTCCAGATTTAGAAAGTCGGAAGGCTCTAATCAATATCAATCTGAGAACAGTTGAG GTGGCGAGTGATGTGAACATTGAAGATGTGGCTAGGAGAACAGAAGGGTACAGTGGAGATGATCTGACGAACGTGTGCAGGGACGCGTCAATGAACGGGATGAGAAGGAAGATAGCAGGGAAAACCAGGGATGAGATAAAGAACATGTCAAAGGACGATATCTCAAACGATCCTGTGGCTATGTGTGATTTCGAAGAGGCCATTAGGAAAGTGCAACCCAGTGTGTCTTCCTCGGACATCGAGAAACACGAGAAGTGGCTCTCTGAGTTTGGATCCGCCTAA